One genomic segment of Arthrobacter sp. JZ12 includes these proteins:
- the dnaE gene encoding DNA polymerase III subunit alpha, with protein MLDGAARLNDLFSHTAELGMNALATTDHGFVFGAFDFWNKARNAGVKPIVGVEAYLTPGTARADKTRVQWGGGGRDDVSGAGAYTHMTLWSETTEGMHNLFRMSSLASLEGYLYKPRMDRDLLQTYGKGLIATTGCPSGEVQTKLRLGLYREAMQAASDFRDIFGADNFFCELMDHGLDIERNVQADLLKLARELGLPLVATNDLHYTHAEDAKAHAALLCVQSGSTMADPKRFKFDADEFYLKSPAEMRAIFRDYPEACDNTLLIAERCNVEFNTSANYMPRFPVPEGENEQSWFVKEVEKGLHYRYPDGIPDDVRKQADYEVGVISQMGFPGYFLVVADFINWAKNNGIRVGPGRGSGAGSMAAYAMRITDLDPLRHGLIFERFLNPDRVSMPDFDVDFDDRRRPEVIRYVTEKYGDERVAMIVTYGTIKAKQALKDSSRVMGYPFSMGERLTKAMPPDVMGKGIALADVHNKDAKRYSEAEELRELLKSDPDAQKVFETALGLEGLKRQWGVHAAGVIMSSEPLIDIIPIMRRDQDGQIITQFDYPTCEGLGLIKMDFLGLRNLTIMTDAIENIKLNRDFDLDLETLPLEDKESYDLLARGDTLGVFQLDGGPMRSLLKLMRPDNFEDISAVIALYRPGPMGANSHTNYALRKTGVQEITPIHPELAEPLAEILDTTYGLIVYQEQVMAIAQKVAGYSLGQADILRRAMGKKKKEELDKQFAGFSQGMKDNGYSDAAVKTLWDILLPFSDYAFNKAHSAAYGVVAYWTAYLKAHFPSEYMAALLTSVGDDKDKLALYLNECRRMGITVLPPDVNESSVNFTPVGTDIRFGMGAIRNVGANVVGAMVSAREEKGAFESFSDFLQKVPAVVCNKRTIESLIKAGAFDSLGHPRRALAMIHEEAVDSVVVLKRNEAANQFDLFSAFDDPSAGTGLSVDVPDLPEWAKKDKLAFERDMLGLYVSDHPLQGLEGLLSQHADSAITSIIGEDGPPDGAMVTIAGMITSLQRRIAKNSGNAYARAEIEDLGGSIEAMFFGQVYGPIASVLAEDLIVVVRGRLQKRDDGTVTLNAQELSVPDLTEGHSGPVVISLLHHRATEPVIHELGSVLRQHRGNSEVRLHVRKERQLSVLSLPVDLRVNPTPALFGDLKVLLGPTCLDA; from the coding sequence ATGCTCGACGGCGCCGCTCGGCTGAACGACCTCTTCAGCCACACGGCTGAGCTCGGGATGAACGCGCTGGCCACCACGGACCACGGGTTCGTCTTCGGCGCCTTCGACTTCTGGAACAAGGCCCGCAACGCGGGCGTGAAGCCGATTGTCGGCGTCGAGGCTTATCTCACCCCAGGCACAGCGCGCGCCGACAAGACCCGTGTCCAGTGGGGCGGCGGCGGACGTGACGACGTTTCCGGTGCGGGCGCATACACGCACATGACCCTGTGGTCCGAAACCACCGAGGGAATGCACAACCTGTTCCGGATGTCCTCCCTGGCATCGCTGGAGGGCTACCTCTACAAGCCCCGCATGGACCGGGACCTGCTGCAGACCTACGGGAAGGGACTCATTGCCACCACCGGCTGTCCCTCCGGTGAGGTGCAGACAAAGCTCCGGCTTGGTCTCTACCGGGAGGCCATGCAGGCCGCCTCGGATTTCCGGGACATCTTCGGCGCCGACAACTTCTTCTGCGAGTTGATGGACCACGGCCTGGACATCGAAAGGAACGTCCAGGCGGACCTCCTGAAACTGGCCCGCGAGCTCGGACTTCCGCTGGTTGCCACCAACGACCTCCACTACACCCATGCCGAGGACGCGAAGGCGCATGCGGCGCTGCTGTGCGTGCAGTCCGGCTCCACGATGGCAGACCCAAAGCGGTTCAAGTTCGACGCCGACGAGTTCTACCTGAAGTCCCCGGCGGAGATGCGGGCCATTTTCCGCGACTATCCCGAGGCCTGCGACAACACGCTGCTCATCGCGGAGCGCTGCAACGTGGAGTTCAACACGAGCGCCAACTACATGCCGCGCTTTCCCGTCCCGGAGGGCGAGAACGAGCAGTCCTGGTTCGTCAAGGAAGTCGAGAAGGGACTGCACTACCGCTACCCGGACGGCATCCCGGACGACGTCCGCAAGCAGGCGGACTACGAGGTGGGCGTCATCTCGCAGATGGGCTTCCCGGGCTACTTCCTGGTGGTTGCCGACTTCATCAACTGGGCCAAGAACAACGGCATCCGCGTGGGACCAGGCCGTGGCTCCGGCGCCGGCTCCATGGCCGCCTACGCCATGCGCATCACCGACCTGGACCCGCTGCGGCACGGACTGATCTTCGAACGGTTCCTCAACCCGGACCGTGTGTCGATGCCCGACTTCGACGTCGACTTCGACGATCGCCGCCGCCCCGAGGTGATCCGATACGTCACCGAGAAGTACGGTGACGAGCGGGTGGCCATGATCGTCACCTACGGCACCATCAAGGCCAAGCAGGCGCTGAAGGACTCGTCCCGAGTGATGGGCTACCCGTTCTCCATGGGCGAGCGGCTGACCAAGGCTATGCCCCCGGACGTCATGGGCAAGGGCATCGCGCTTGCTGACGTCCACAACAAGGACGCCAAGCGCTACTCCGAGGCCGAGGAACTGCGGGAGCTGCTCAAGAGCGACCCGGACGCGCAGAAGGTGTTCGAAACGGCCCTGGGCCTCGAGGGACTGAAGCGGCAGTGGGGCGTTCACGCGGCCGGTGTGATCATGTCCTCCGAGCCGCTGATCGACATCATTCCGATCATGCGCCGCGACCAGGACGGCCAGATCATCACGCAGTTCGACTATCCCACCTGTGAGGGCCTCGGCCTGATCAAGATGGACTTCCTCGGTCTGCGGAACCTGACGATCATGACCGACGCAATTGAGAACATCAAGCTCAACCGCGACTTCGACCTGGACCTCGAGACCCTCCCGCTGGAGGACAAGGAGTCCTACGACCTCCTGGCACGCGGTGACACGCTGGGCGTGTTCCAGCTCGACGGCGGTCCCATGCGGTCGCTTCTGAAGCTGATGCGCCCGGACAACTTCGAAGACATTTCCGCTGTCATCGCGCTGTACCGTCCCGGGCCCATGGGTGCCAACTCGCACACCAACTACGCGCTGCGCAAGACGGGCGTCCAGGAGATCACTCCCATCCACCCGGAGCTGGCGGAACCCCTCGCCGAGATCCTGGACACAACCTACGGCCTGATCGTCTATCAGGAGCAGGTCATGGCGATCGCCCAGAAGGTCGCGGGCTACTCGCTCGGACAGGCGGATATCCTCCGCCGTGCGATGGGCAAGAAGAAGAAAGAGGAACTGGACAAGCAGTTCGCCGGCTTCTCGCAGGGCATGAAGGACAACGGCTATTCTGACGCCGCCGTCAAGACCCTGTGGGACATCCTCCTTCCGTTCTCCGACTACGCGTTCAACAAGGCGCACTCCGCCGCATACGGTGTCGTCGCGTACTGGACCGCCTACCTGAAGGCCCACTTCCCGTCGGAGTACATGGCGGCATTGCTGACCAGCGTGGGCGACGACAAGGACAAACTCGCCCTGTACCTGAACGAGTGCCGCCGCATGGGCATCACGGTTCTGCCGCCGGACGTGAACGAATCGAGCGTCAACTTCACGCCAGTGGGCACGGATATCCGCTTCGGCATGGGTGCAATCCGCAACGTCGGAGCTAACGTGGTCGGCGCCATGGTTTCAGCGAGGGAGGAGAAGGGCGCGTTCGAGTCGTTCTCCGACTTCCTGCAGAAGGTGCCTGCCGTGGTGTGCAACAAGCGCACCATCGAATCCTTGATCAAGGCGGGCGCATTCGATTCGCTCGGCCACCCGCGCCGTGCGCTGGCGATGATCCACGAGGAAGCGGTGGACTCCGTCGTCGTGCTCAAGCGGAATGAGGCGGCCAACCAGTTCGACCTGTTCAGCGCCTTCGACGATCCCAGCGCCGGGACCGGACTGTCAGTCGACGTTCCGGACCTGCCGGAGTGGGCAAAGAAGGACAAGTTGGCCTTCGAGCGCGACATGCTGGGGCTGTACGTTTCGGACCACCCGCTCCAGGGACTGGAGGGACTGCTCAGCCAGCACGCAGATTCTGCCATCACCTCCATAATCGGGGAAGACGGCCCGCCCGACGGCGCCATGGTCACCATCGCGGGCATGATCACCTCGTTGCAGCGGAGGATCGCGAAGAACAGCGGCAATGCCTACGCCCGTGCTGAGATCGAGGATCTCGGAGGGTCCATCGAAGCGATGTTCTTCGGCCAGGTATACGGCCCTATTGCCTCAGTGCTGGCCGAGGACCTGATCGTGGTGGTGCGCGGACGGCTCCAGAAGCGCGACGACGGCACGGTCACCCTCAACGCCCAGGAACTCTCCGTCCCGGACCTGACGGAGGGCCACTCCGGCCCAGTGGTCATCTCGCTGCTGCACCACCGAGCCACCGAACCGGTTATCCACGAGCTGGGTTCCGTACTCCGCCAGCATCGGGGCAACTCCGAGGTGCGCCTGCATGTCCGGAAGGAGCGACAGCTATCCGTCCTCTCGCTGCCGGTAGACTTGCGGGTCAATCCCACGCCGGCCCTGTTCGGGGACCTGAAAGTGCTGCTCGGGCCCACCTGCCTCGATGCGTGA
- the hisD gene encoding histidinol dehydrogenase, with protein MTAQTSPVSFDAFRTIDLRGAQLSAADLKGAMPRSETASFDSVASRVEDIIDDVRSRGFDALSDLAQRFDGVTQPHPRVPAKALKEALESLDPDVRAALEESIDRARVFALAQKPQDVSVNIRPGAALTQRWVPVNRVGLYVPGGLAVLASSVVMNVVPAQAAGVESIALASPPHKDFGGMPHPVILAAAALLGIDEVYGIGGAQAIAAFAYGVRAEGDREAIAPVDVVTGPGNIYVATAKRLVKGVVGIDAEAGTTEIAVLADGTAQARLVAADLISQAEHDPNAASVLITPSEELAAAVRSELAAQVPATRHRERVETALSGPQSGTILVDDVEHGIAVCDAYAAEHLEIHTADAAAVAGRIRNAGAIFVGDYSPVSLGDYCAGSNHVLPTAGTAAFASGLGVHTFLRSMQVIDYSADALREVSAHVVELAKAEDLPGHGDAVRVRFS; from the coding sequence GTGACCGCACAGACTTCCCCCGTTTCCTTTGATGCCTTCCGCACGATCGACCTGCGCGGAGCCCAGCTGTCCGCCGCTGATCTGAAGGGGGCGATGCCCCGCAGCGAAACCGCTTCCTTCGATTCGGTCGCGTCGCGCGTTGAGGACATCATTGACGATGTGCGCTCCCGGGGCTTTGATGCGCTCAGTGATCTCGCCCAGCGTTTCGACGGCGTAACGCAGCCCCATCCGCGCGTCCCCGCCAAGGCGCTCAAGGAGGCACTCGAATCGCTGGACCCGGATGTGCGGGCCGCCCTTGAAGAGTCGATCGACCGCGCCCGGGTCTTCGCTCTGGCGCAGAAGCCGCAGGACGTTTCCGTCAACATCCGGCCCGGGGCCGCGCTGACCCAACGCTGGGTGCCGGTAAACCGGGTGGGACTCTACGTTCCCGGAGGGCTGGCAGTTCTGGCGTCTTCCGTGGTGATGAACGTGGTGCCCGCGCAGGCTGCAGGGGTCGAGTCCATCGCGCTTGCCTCACCGCCGCACAAGGATTTTGGAGGCATGCCCCATCCGGTAATCCTGGCCGCAGCCGCGCTGCTGGGCATCGATGAGGTGTATGGCATCGGCGGTGCCCAGGCTATCGCTGCCTTCGCTTACGGCGTTCGCGCGGAAGGGGACCGGGAAGCGATCGCGCCGGTCGACGTCGTAACCGGCCCCGGTAACATCTACGTGGCTACCGCCAAGCGCCTGGTCAAGGGTGTGGTGGGGATCGATGCCGAAGCAGGTACCACCGAGATCGCCGTGCTGGCCGATGGGACCGCTCAGGCCCGTCTGGTTGCCGCCGACCTGATCAGCCAGGCTGAGCATGATCCGAACGCGGCATCCGTGCTGATCACCCCGTCCGAAGAACTGGCCGCTGCCGTCCGGTCCGAACTCGCGGCGCAGGTGCCTGCAACCCGGCATCGGGAGCGGGTGGAGACGGCCCTGTCGGGGCCGCAGTCCGGCACTATCCTGGTTGACGACGTCGAGCACGGCATCGCTGTATGTGACGCCTATGCTGCCGAGCACCTGGAGATTCATACTGCTGACGCAGCAGCGGTCGCCGGGCGAATCCGGAATGCCGGTGCCATCTTCGTGGGGGACTACAGTCCGGTCAGCCTGGGCGACTACTGCGCTGGATCCAACCACGTGCTGCCCACCGCAGGAACCGCCGCCTTCGCATCAGGGCTGGGAGTACACACCTTCCTGCGTTCAATGCAGGTCATCGACTATTCCGCTGATGCCCTTCGGGAAGTAAGCGCCCATGTTGTCGAGCTCGCCAAGGCTGAGGATCTTCCGGGTCACGGTGACGCTGTGCGGGTCCGATTCTCCTGA
- the nrdR gene encoding transcriptional regulator NrdR encodes MYCPFCRSSDSRVVDSRLTEDGSAIRRRRQCPQCGKRFTTLETTSLSVIKRSGVAEPFSRSKVVSGVRKACQGRPVTEDDLALLAQEVEESIRASGAAEIDAHEVGLAILGPLQNLDQVAYLRFASVYQGFDSLEDFEKAIEKLRREASSSARSVPAGTQRPLTAT; translated from the coding sequence ATGTACTGTCCGTTCTGCCGCAGTTCCGATTCCCGCGTGGTGGACAGCCGCCTCACCGAAGACGGCTCTGCCATCCGTCGCCGTCGGCAGTGCCCCCAGTGCGGCAAGCGCTTCACAACGCTGGAAACCACCAGTCTCTCGGTCATCAAGCGCTCGGGCGTCGCCGAACCCTTCAGCCGCAGCAAGGTTGTGAGCGGGGTTCGCAAAGCCTGTCAGGGAAGGCCCGTCACCGAGGATGACCTGGCCCTGCTTGCGCAGGAAGTCGAGGAATCGATCCGTGCCAGCGGCGCGGCGGAAATCGACGCGCATGAGGTGGGGCTGGCCATCCTTGGGCCACTGCAGAACCTCGACCAGGTTGCCTACCTCCGCTTCGCCAGCGTCTACCAGGGGTTCGACTCGCTGGAGGACTTCGAAAAGGCGATCGAGAAGCTGCGCCGCGAGGCATCAAGCTCTGCGCGCAGCGTGCCGGCCGGTACCCAGCGTCCGCTCACCGCTACCTGA
- the ppgK gene encoding polyphosphate--glucose phosphotransferase has protein sequence MGKKSEKKLGSTKLPKTVIGIDIGGTGIKGGIVDLAAGEIVGERYRVETPQPATPEAVAVVVADIVAELSSREGAPTEKLPIGVTFPAIIQHGVARSAANVDESWIDTDVDALFTKVLGRDVHVINDADAAGLAEVQYGAGKGVDGTVLVITLGTGIGSAFIFDGKLVPNAELGHLEIDGHDAETQASAVARERLGLDWDQYAVKLQRYFSHVEFLFSPELFIVGGGISKRSKDFLPQLNLRTRIIPAELRNHAGIVGAALQAALHFKSEPVEVH, from the coding sequence ATGGGCAAGAAGAGCGAGAAGAAGCTGGGAAGCACCAAGCTCCCCAAGACCGTCATCGGCATCGATATCGGCGGGACCGGCATCAAGGGAGGCATCGTTGACCTCGCGGCCGGTGAAATCGTAGGCGAGCGGTACCGGGTGGAAACACCCCAACCTGCAACTCCCGAGGCAGTCGCCGTCGTCGTTGCCGACATCGTCGCCGAGCTTTCCAGCCGTGAGGGCGCCCCAACAGAGAAGCTGCCCATCGGCGTCACCTTCCCCGCCATCATTCAGCACGGTGTCGCGCGCTCAGCTGCGAATGTTGATGAGAGCTGGATAGACACGGATGTCGATGCGCTGTTCACGAAGGTTCTCGGCCGGGACGTGCATGTCATCAACGACGCCGACGCCGCCGGCCTTGCCGAGGTTCAGTACGGCGCGGGCAAGGGCGTCGACGGCACCGTGCTGGTGATCACGCTCGGCACGGGCATCGGGTCAGCCTTCATCTTCGACGGCAAGCTGGTCCCCAACGCTGAGCTTGGCCACCTTGAGATTGACGGACACGACGCCGAGACGCAGGCTTCAGCCGTGGCGCGCGAGCGTCTGGGCCTGGACTGGGATCAGTACGCGGTCAAGCTGCAGCGGTACTTCTCGCATGTCGAGTTCCTCTTCTCGCCGGAGCTGTTCATCGTCGGCGGAGGAATCTCCAAGCGAAGCAAGGACTTCCTTCCCCAGCTGAATCTTCGCACCCGAATCATCCCCGCGGAACTGCGTAATCACGCGGGCATCGTTGGAGCAGCTTTGCAGGCGGCCCTGCACTTCAAGAGCGAGCCGGTCGAAGTTCACTGA
- the map gene encoding type I methionyl aminopeptidase, with product MPQHSSTAPVGTLSQGTVSPQRSVPSSIKRPEYVGRPGPAPFEGSEVKSEETIERIRRASKIAAQAIQEVGRHIAPGITTDELDAIGHQFLIDNDAYPSTLGYRGFPKSICSSLNEVICHGIPDSTALADGDIINIDITAYIDGVHGDTNYTFLVGDVDEESRLLVERTQEALNRAIRAVAPGREINVIGRAIESYAKRFGYGVVRDFTGHGVGEAFHTGLIIPHYDAAPAYNRIIEPGMVFTIEPMLTLGTIEWDMWPDDWTVVTKDRRRTAQFEHTLVVTQNGAEVLTLP from the coding sequence ATGCCCCAGCACTCTTCTACGGCACCCGTCGGCACCCTCAGCCAGGGAACGGTCAGCCCCCAGCGCAGCGTTCCGTCGTCGATCAAGCGGCCGGAATACGTTGGACGTCCCGGCCCGGCGCCATTCGAGGGGTCGGAGGTCAAATCGGAAGAGACCATCGAACGCATCCGGCGGGCATCGAAGATCGCCGCGCAGGCCATTCAGGAAGTCGGTCGCCACATTGCTCCTGGTATCACTACTGATGAACTAGACGCCATCGGCCACCAGTTCCTGATCGACAACGACGCCTACCCCTCGACCCTCGGCTACCGTGGCTTCCCGAAGTCAATCTGTTCGTCGCTGAACGAGGTCATCTGCCACGGCATCCCCGATTCGACTGCGCTGGCCGACGGCGACATCATCAACATCGACATCACGGCGTATATCGACGGCGTGCATGGTGACACGAACTACACCTTCCTAGTTGGCGACGTTGACGAGGAATCCCGCCTGCTGGTTGAACGTACGCAGGAAGCGCTCAACCGGGCCATCAGGGCGGTGGCGCCCGGACGAGAAATAAACGTCATCGGCCGTGCCATTGAGTCCTACGCCAAGAGATTCGGTTACGGTGTGGTGCGGGACTTCACCGGCCACGGCGTAGGAGAGGCCTTCCACACCGGGCTGATCATCCCCCATTACGACGCTGCTCCTGCGTACAACAGGATCATCGAACCGGGGATGGTCTTCACCATCGAGCCCATGCTGACGCTCGGAACCATTGAATGGGACATGTGGCCGGATGACTGGACCGTGGTCACGAAGGACCGTCGGAGAACCGCCCAGTTTGAGCACACGCTGGTTGTCACCCAGAACGGCGCCGAAGTACTGACGCTTCCCTGA
- a CDS encoding SPOR domain-containing protein, with translation MVQYWYNVRTHEVEEDAQSDWSQLIGPYETRAEAERALEKVRERNRAWEAQDDED, from the coding sequence ATGGTGCAGTACTGGTACAACGTGCGGACCCATGAGGTTGAAGAAGATGCTCAATCGGACTGGAGCCAGCTCATCGGTCCCTATGAAACCCGGGCTGAAGCGGAACGGGCGCTGGAGAAGGTCCGCGAGCGGAACCGCGCCTGGGAAGCCCAGGACGACGAGGACTGA
- the panB gene encoding 3-methyl-2-oxobutanoate hydroxymethyltransferase, translating into MNSAEIPAPYGTGSQQGGTPSSALPARIRVHHLQAAKDEGRRFAMLTAYDQYAAQIFDEAGIEVLLVGDSAANNVLGHATTLPITLDEMILFSRAVAGASKRSLVVADLPFGSYEVSPAQGVESSVRLMKEGLVHAVKMEGGKHHAETVRAIVQAGIPVMAHVGFTPQSEHSLGGYRVQGRGEAARTVIDDAVALAEAGAFCVLMEMVPADVAAEVDRLVAVPTIGIGAGSATTGQVLVWQDMAGLRLGKQARFVKKFADVRTVLSDAARAYADEVREGTFPGPEHSF; encoded by the coding sequence ATGAATTCCGCGGAGATTCCTGCCCCCTACGGAACCGGATCGCAGCAGGGCGGTACGCCGTCGTCCGCTTTGCCGGCACGGATTCGCGTTCATCACCTGCAGGCCGCGAAGGACGAAGGCCGCCGCTTCGCCATGCTTACCGCATACGACCAGTACGCCGCACAGATTTTCGACGAGGCCGGCATCGAGGTCCTCCTGGTCGGCGACTCCGCTGCCAATAACGTGCTTGGACACGCCACCACCCTGCCCATCACCCTGGACGAGATGATTCTGTTCTCCAGGGCGGTTGCCGGCGCTTCAAAGCGTTCGCTCGTCGTCGCCGACCTGCCGTTTGGGAGCTACGAGGTCTCCCCCGCGCAGGGTGTGGAGTCGTCCGTCCGGCTCATGAAGGAAGGGCTGGTGCACGCTGTGAAGATGGAGGGCGGGAAGCACCATGCTGAGACGGTTCGCGCCATTGTCCAGGCAGGGATTCCGGTCATGGCCCACGTCGGCTTCACTCCGCAGAGCGAGCACTCGTTGGGCGGCTACCGGGTTCAGGGGCGGGGCGAAGCCGCACGAACGGTGATTGACGACGCCGTTGCGCTGGCTGAGGCAGGAGCGTTCTGTGTGCTGATGGAAATGGTGCCGGCTGATGTGGCAGCCGAGGTGGACCGGTTGGTGGCCGTTCCCACGATCGGCATCGGAGCAGGCTCAGCAACAACCGGCCAGGTTCTGGTTTGGCAGGACATGGCGGGCCTTCGCTTGGGGAAGCAGGCGCGGTTCGTGAAGAAGTTCGCGGACGTCCGCACGGTCCTATCAGACGCAGCCCGCGCCTACGCGGACGAGGTGCGCGAGGGCACGTTCCCCGGCCCGGAGCACAGCTTCTAG
- the glnA gene encoding type I glutamate--ammonia ligase, which produces MDRQQEFVLRTIEERDVRFVRLWFTDVVGSLKSVALAPAEVEGAFEEGLGFDGSSIEGLARVFESDMLAQPDPSTFQILPWRGEREQTSRMFCDILTPDGQPSSADPRGVLKRTLAKAADMGFTCYTHPEIEFYLLKSAELGPDGQPVPVDQAGYFDHVPGGVAQDFRRTAVAMLESVGISVEFSHHEGGPGQNEIDLRYADALQTADNIMTFRTVIKEVALMQNSYATFMPKPFSDHPGSGMHTHFSLFEGDTNAFFEAGAEFQLSKTARQFIAGILRHAPEFTAVTNQFVNSYKRLWGGGEAPSYLSWGHNNRSALVRVPLYKPNKGQSARIEYRGIDSATNPYLAYSVLLGAGLKGIEEGYDLPPGAEDDVWSLTAAERRAMGHDPLPASLHDAVRAMEDSELVAEILGEQVYENFLRNKRAEWHDYRIQVTPYELRRNLGIL; this is translated from the coding sequence ATGGATCGGCAGCAGGAGTTCGTCCTACGCACTATCGAGGAACGGGACGTCCGGTTCGTGCGGCTGTGGTTCACCGACGTCGTCGGATCCCTGAAGTCCGTGGCGCTGGCCCCGGCGGAAGTGGAGGGCGCCTTCGAAGAGGGCCTTGGCTTCGACGGGTCCTCGATCGAGGGACTGGCCCGCGTCTTCGAATCGGACATGCTTGCGCAGCCGGACCCTTCGACATTCCAGATCCTTCCCTGGCGGGGCGAGCGGGAACAAACCTCACGCATGTTCTGCGACATTCTCACGCCGGATGGTCAGCCGTCGTCGGCTGACCCTCGCGGAGTGCTGAAGCGGACCCTCGCCAAGGCCGCCGACATGGGATTCACCTGCTACACGCACCCCGAGATCGAGTTCTACCTGCTCAAGTCGGCTGAGCTGGGTCCGGACGGGCAGCCGGTCCCGGTGGACCAGGCCGGCTACTTCGACCATGTGCCCGGTGGGGTTGCGCAGGATTTCCGCCGCACCGCCGTCGCAATGCTCGAATCGGTTGGTATCTCCGTAGAGTTCAGCCACCACGAGGGCGGGCCCGGCCAGAACGAGATCGACCTGCGGTACGCCGATGCCCTGCAGACCGCTGACAACATCATGACGTTCCGTACCGTCATCAAAGAAGTGGCACTCATGCAGAACAGCTACGCCACTTTCATGCCGAAGCCTTTCTCCGACCATCCCGGTTCCGGCATGCACACTCATTTCTCCCTGTTCGAGGGAGACACCAACGCCTTCTTCGAGGCAGGAGCGGAGTTCCAGCTCTCGAAGACGGCGCGGCAGTTCATTGCAGGAATCCTGCGCCACGCTCCGGAATTCACAGCCGTCACCAACCAGTTCGTGAACTCATACAAGCGGCTGTGGGGTGGAGGCGAAGCGCCGAGCTACCTTTCCTGGGGCCACAACAACCGCTCCGCCCTGGTGCGGGTTCCGCTGTACAAGCCCAACAAGGGGCAGTCGGCGCGGATCGAATACCGCGGCATCGACTCGGCAACCAATCCATACCTTGCCTACTCGGTTCTTCTTGGCGCCGGTTTGAAGGGTATCGAGGAAGGATACGATCTTCCTCCCGGCGCCGAGGACGATGTCTGGAGCCTGACCGCCGCAGAGCGCCGGGCGATGGGACACGATCCCCTCCCCGCGAGCCTGCATGACGCGGTCCGGGCAATGGAGGATTCGGAACTCGTAGCCGAGATTCTGGGCGAGCAGGTTTACGAGAACTTCCTGCGGAACAAGCGCGCCGAATGGCATGATTACCGCATCCAGGTCACGCCCTACGAACTGAGGCGGAACCTCGGCATCCTGTAG